In one Procambarus clarkii isolate CNS0578487 chromosome 87, FALCON_Pclarkii_2.0, whole genome shotgun sequence genomic region, the following are encoded:
- the LOC138358866 gene encoding uncharacterized protein yields MRLRSDIPSSVRLLGYYVRVFYARQPRTCFRCGLFGYQAAGCTADPVAPVNLFREEDFPPLPLEEDSGGEDGSVPFAAEAPPASSDVPPVVAVPPPDVAVPSDVTPDPVSGPAAPVGLPGTLCEASPSAPSSSAADPGPASSPRVSTVLGAGVAAEPPAVCGPVPPCGRGCCRSASGVGSSG; encoded by the coding sequence atgcgactgaggtcggacattccgtcctcCGTCCGGCTGTTAGGGTACTATgtgcgggtgttttatgcccggcaaccccgtacttgtttccggtgtggcttgtttgggtatcaggctgccgggtgcactgCTGATCCGGTTGCTCCCGTGAATTtgttccgtgaagaggatttcccgccgctccctctggaggaggactctggGGGTGAGGATGggagcgtcccgttcgctgctgaggctcccccagcgtcgtccgacgttcccccggttgtcgcagtccctcctccggatgttgcggtgccgtcggatgttacTCCTGAtcctgtctctggccctgccgctcccgtgggccttcctggtacTCTCTGTGAGGCGTCGCCGTCTgctccctcgtcttcggctgctgacCCCGGCCCTGCATCCTCACCACGGGTCTctactgtgctgggtgctggggtggctgcggagcctcctgctgtgtgtggtccagttcccccctgtggtagaggctgctgccgttctgcgtcgggcgtcggttcgtccggctag